TTACTGTTGTCTTGCTAACCATCTTGACCGATAGATTTATTGATGATGTCATCAATTTTACTGGATTTTCTTTAGTATTTGCAGCCTATTTTTCTATATTATTTTTACTCTGCCGCAAGTATCTTTGCTTTTTATTTGTTAGAGGCGATTGGCCGAAGTGGTGCTGAGCTTCTGACGCGTTTGCGCGGTGGGCATTCCACCCTTCAATTGCAGCGGATCAGCAACTTGGTGATGCCTCTGAGTAGGGCTGTAGGACTGCTTGTGGCGGTTGTGCTCATCTATCGATTGCTTTTCTGCTGGGTTTGCCTGCGAGCACGGTGCTTGCTTTTTCAGCCGTCCCTGGACTCGCCATTGGTCTCGGTGTTTCTAAATTGCTGGGCAGTTTATTTGCCGGTTTATCCATTCAAGCGGATCGCCCTCTTCGCGTTGGTGAATTTTGTCAAATTGGTGAGAATCTTGGTTTTGTGACGAAAATTGGTCTTCGTTCTTTAGAGCTGCAAGCACTTGAAAGTCTCGTTAAGATTCCAAATTCTCTTGCTGACGAAGCCACGATTGTTAATTTTTCAAGGCGAGTTCGTTTCTCCTCACCCGATCCTCGGCAGGGCATGGAAGTGCGTTTGCAACTGCCTGCCGATTTTTCACCCTTCCAGTTGGAAGAGTTGCTTCGTCAAACTCGTCTATTGATCGATGACCCTGATCGCCTTCACGGTTTAAAAGCAGAGTCGTCTCTCGTGAGTTTGGATAATGATTCTGGAGATTCCAAGACATTGATCGTTTTTGTTTTGGTTGAACTACACGGCAGGCCTGCCTATCTGCAGATGAGAGAGACCCTGTTGGTGCAGCTCGAGGAATTGCTTGAGAGGATTGAATTGTATGAAATTACGATTGGGGATCCTTACTACACAACCTCAGAGCAGTTGGTGCGTGTTCCAGAGCTACTGAGATGCGCTGTCAATACTGATCCTTGTCTAAATTGTGTGAATTGTCGTCTGCTGAAAATTTCCGCCTGTA
This portion of the Synechococcus sp. ROS8604 genome encodes:
- a CDS encoding mechanosensitive ion channel family protein — protein: MPASTVLAFSAVPGLAIGLGVSKLLGSLFAGLSIQADRPLRVGEFCQIGENLGFVTKIGLRSLELQALESLVKIPNSLADEATIVNFSRRVRFSSPDPRQGMEVRLQLPADFSPFQLEELLRQTRLLIDDPDRLHGLKAESSLVSLDNDSGDSKTLIVFVLVELHGRPAYLQMRETLLVQLEELLERIELYEITIGDPYYTTSEQLVRVPELLRCAVNTDPCLNCVNCRLLKISACSYDHELEISSTHRLQDDFQESIHRLHQRFIKVLAKTNIEIPFPTQTLFVESPRP